The Euphorbia lathyris chromosome 2, ddEupLath1.1, whole genome shotgun sequence genome includes a window with the following:
- the LOC136220460 gene encoding FCS-Like Zinc finger 8-like, with the protein MLLNRSRSRAVSSNSKQALMSDHMSSSQTSSIQNYTKQLPSFRFKPFKFKGMPESETLISPTSILEPFSPKNPFCSNSNHPKFPENKHSWDKLNSKGIGVALLAEDQIKTSTFSKPSNKMVLFATKLKLQIPPLVNFDSPNSPSDFGIKTRNSQFSRSGNQGNFCPQILTGCVSMSELELSEDYACVISYGPNPKTIHIYDNYVLSDKPESSPSPKSFLSFCHTCQKNLEQKNDIFIYRGDEAFCSEGCRYTKMVLDGIES; encoded by the exons ATGCTGCTGAacagatcaagatcaagagcagTGAGCAGTAACAGTAAGCAAGCCTTAATGAGTGATCACATGTCCTCCTCCCAGACATCTTCCATCCAAAATTACACAAAACAACTTCCATCTTTTCGGTTCAAACCTTTCAAATTTAAGGGCATGCCTGAATCTGAAACTCTGATTAGTCCCACCTCTATTCTTGAACCATTTTCTCCCAAAAACCCTTTTTGTTCTAACTCAAACCATCCTAAATTTCCAGAAAACAAACATTCATGGGACAAACTAAACTCTAAAGGAATTGGTGTTGCACTACTTGctgaagatcaaatcaaaactagcaccttttctAAACCAAGTAACAAAATGGTCTTGTTTGCCACCAAACTTAAACTTCAAATCCCTCCACTTGTAAATTTTGATTCCCCCAATTCCCCATCTGATTTTGGAATCAAAACCAGAAATTCCCAATTTTCAAGATCTGGTAACCAGGGAAACTTTTGTCCTCAAATTCTCACAGGATGTGTATCTATGAGTGAGTTGGAGCTGTCTGAAGACTATGCATGTGTAATATCGTATGGACCGAACCCAAAAACCATTCATATATATGACAACTATGTTTTGTCTGATAAACCCGAGTCTTCCCCTTCCCCAAAGAGTTTCCTTAGCTTCTGTCACACTTGCCAGAAGAATCTTGAACAGAAAAATGACATTTTCATTTACAG AGGTGACGAAGCTTTTTGCAGTGAAGGATGCAGATACACGAAAATGGTGTTAGATGGAATAGAAAGTTGA
- the LOC136217001 gene encoding nucleosome assembly protein 1;2-like, with translation MKMAVRQRTTVDPVDWWKSFGGSLPQLQKFAIKVLSLTCSASGCERNWSFFEHVHSKKRNRLAQTCLNDLVYVKYNRSLKNRKGVKDTISLKDIDDCNEWLTGRMEGENNNDNDDRVFEDDDEFPWTMVSIVSGAEEDVYNTSAKGKSVTPTASANVTKTYVRGNSSRSKANPPQVVRDEVHDEDEDEDDDEYRVEDEEEEEYKDDEVEELDRDEDVDEELDFGDEDA, from the exons ATGAAGATGGCGGTTAGGCAACGAACAACAGTAGATCCAG TGGATTGGTGGAAATCATTTGGAGGAAGTCTTCCACAATTACAAAAATTTGCCATCAAAGTGCTTAGTCTCACTTGTAGTGCATCGGGTTGTGAAAGAAATTGGAGTTTCTTTGAACAt GTTCATAGCAAAAAAAGAAATCGACTAGCTCAAACATGTTTGAATGATTTAGTTTATGTGAAGTATAATCGATCTTTGAAGAATCGAAAAGGGGTTAAGGACACCATTAGTTTGAAGGATATTGATGATTGCAATGAGTGGTTGACGGGTAGAATGGAGGGAGAGAATAATAATGACAATGATGATCGTGTATTTGAGGATGATGACGAATTTCCATGGACTATGGTTAGTATAGTTAGTGGAGCGGAAGAAGATGTCTACAATACTAGCGCAAAAGGCAAAAGTGTCACCCCTACCGCAAGTGCTAATGTCACAAAGACATACGTTAGAGGAAACTCTTCCCGGTCAAAAGCCAATCCTCCTCAAGTTGTTAGAGATGAGGTCCAtgatgaggatgaggatgaggatgatgatgagtatcgagttgaagatgaagaagaagaagaatataaGGATGATGAAGTGGAAGAACTTGATAGGGATGAAGATGTTGATGAGGAGTTGGATTTCGGGGATGAAGATGCTTGA